A region of Epinephelus moara isolate mb chromosome 15, YSFRI_EMoa_1.0, whole genome shotgun sequence DNA encodes the following proteins:
- the LOC126401821 gene encoding N-chimaerin isoform X2: protein MPSQESYVVKRGKKQSRKRAKKDSGQKGSLFTAALGLNVTPSKPTSPASTFWQPIRSFALSQLTSLVRRATLRESDLAPKYEKVHNFKVHTFRGPHWCEYCANFMWGLIAQGVKCADCGLNVHKQCSKVVPNDCQPDLRHVKKVYSCDLTTLVKAHNTKRPMVVDMCIQEIEARGLQSEGLYRISGFSELIEDVKLAFDRDGEKADISSNAYEDLNIITGALKLYFRELPIPLITYDAYPRFIETAKIADPEKRLEALHEALKLLPPAHCETLRYLMAHLKRVTDYEKENLMSSENLGIVFGPTLMRAPGLDAMTALNDIRYQRLVVETLITNEDVLF from the exons ATGCCGAGCCAAGAGTCGTATGTCGTTAAAAGAGGTAAAAAGCAATCCCGCAAACGAGCCAAGAAGGACTCAGGTCAGAAGGGCTCTTTGTTTACCGCAGCTCTTGGTTTGAATGTCA CCCCCTCTAAACCCACCTCCCCTGCTTCCACCTTCTGGCAACCAATCAGATCTTTTGCCCTTTCGCAGCTTACATCGCTGGTGCGGCGGGCCACCCTGAGGGAGAGCGACTTGGCGCCCAAGTATGAGAAGGTCCACAACTTCAAG GTTCATACATTCAGAGGCCCCCACTGGTGTGAGTACTGTGCCAACTTCATGTGGGGTCTCATCGCTCAGGGAGTCAAGTgtgcag actGTGGGTTGAACGTCCACAAGCAGTGCTCCAAAGTCGTGCCCAACGACTGCCAGCCAGACCTGCGGCACGTCAAGAAGGTATACAGCTGCGACTTGACCACGCTGGTCAAAGCCCACAACACCAAGAGGCCCATGGTGGTTGACATGTGCATACAGGAAATCGAGGCTAGAG GTCTCCAGTCAGAGGGTTTGTACAGAATATCAGGCTTCAGTGAGTTGATTGAAGATGTCAAGCTGGCCTTTGACAGAG ATGGAGAGAAGGCGGACATTTCCTCTAATGCCTACGAGGACCTCAACATCATCACCGGAGCCCTCAAACTCTACTTCAGAGAGCTGCCTATTCCCCTCATCACATATGACGCCTACCCACGCTTCATAGAAACAGCAA AGATAGCAGACCCAGAAAAACGTCTGGAGGCTCTTCACGAGGCGCTGAAGCTGCTGCCGCCAGCTCACTGCGAGACACTGCGATACCTCATGGCTCACCTCAAGAG AGTGACGGACTACGAAAAGGAGAACCTCATGTCCAGCGAGAACTTGGGTATAGTCTTCGGCCCGACACTGATGAGGGCCCCCGGGCTAGACGCCATGACAGCGCTCAACGACATCCGATACCAGAGACTCGTGGTGGAAACTCTCATTACCAACGAAGACGTGTTGTTctga